The Streptomyces showdoensis region GGGGAGTCCCGGCTCAGGGGCAAGGTCAACGCCAACGGACACCTGTCGGTCCGCAACGGGGAGTCCTGGATCCTGCACACCAACGACGGAAAGGTCGCCATCCAGGGCGACCTGCGCGTCCATGGAGCCTTCCGCTCCGACAGCTGACGCTGTTCCGTCGTCCCTGTCCCGCCGGCCCTCACGAGGCCGGCGGAACAGGTGCCGCTCGGCGGTGCGGGAGGGGAGTCCCGCGGTGCGGCTCCCCGGAAGGGGCGTCAGCCCCGGGGCACCGCGACGTACGCCTCGCGCGGCGACGTGGTGGGCGTGTAGCGGGACGACGCGGCCGCGCTCGGGGTCAGGTCCCGGTGGATCACCTTGGAGACGGCCTGGATCGTCTGCACGCCGTAGTTCATCGTGCTGTTGCCGTCGGTGAGCACCGAGATCGAGTAGTCGTGGCCGCCGCCCCGGAACGCGCCGATGCTGTGGACGCGCCAGCCGCGGGTGGAACGCTGCAGCCAGCCGTTCTTGACGTGCTTGGTCACCGAGGAGGGCGCGCCGGCGGGGGTTCCCCACTGCTGGGAGGGGATGACGTTCGCCATGAGCTTGAGGACGTAGGCGCGGGCGCTGTCGGTCAGGACGGTGTTCTTGGTGGTGAGCAGCCAGAGCAGCTTCTGCTCGTCGGTGACGTTGATCCGGGTGAGTCCCCAGTAGCCGCCGGACCCCGGCACCGTCTGCGTCATGCCCGCCGCCGCCAGGAACCCCTTGACCTTCGTGACGCCGAGCTGGTTCCACAGGGCGGTGGTGGCGGCGTTGTCGGACTTGGTGATCATGGCGGTCGCGAGCTGGGACTCGCGGGTGGTCAGGTACCGGTTGTGCTTCTTGGCGTCCCACAGGAGCGTGGCGAGGACGGTCACCTTCACGACGCTCGCCGAGTCGTACGAGGTGGTGGCACGCAGGGTGCAGCTGGTGTTGGTGACGCGGTCGCGCACGTTGACGGCGACGGTGCCGGCGCGCCCGGCGAGCGCTGCGGTGATGTCCCGCTGCAGCTTCGTGGCGAGCCCGGCCTTGCCCGACGTACAGCTGACCTGCGGCGCGGTGGCGGCGGATGCGGGCGCCGCGCCCGCGACGACCGGTACGAGGATCCCCGCGGCGGCCACGACCGGAAGGACGCGGGCGCGCAGGGAAGTGTGGTGAGTCATGTGAGTCCCCCTGAGTGTTGAACGAGTACGCCGATGGCCCACTCGACGTACATGACGGCTGGGCGCACGGATGGTTGTACGAATCGACTGCCCGGCCCCAGGCTGTTGCACAGCGGTGACA contains the following coding sequences:
- a CDS encoding serine hydrolase gives rise to the protein MTHHTSLRARVLPVVAAAGILVPVVAGAAPASAATAPQVSCTSGKAGLATKLQRDITAALAGRAGTVAVNVRDRVTNTSCTLRATTSYDSASVVKVTVLATLLWDAKKHNRYLTTRESQLATAMITKSDNAATTALWNQLGVTKVKGFLAAAGMTQTVPGSGGYWGLTRINVTDEQKLLWLLTTKNTVLTDSARAYVLKLMANVIPSQQWGTPAGAPSSVTKHVKNGWLQRSTRGWRVHSIGAFRGGGHDYSISVLTDGNSTMNYGVQTIQAVSKVIHRDLTPSAAASSRYTPTTSPREAYVAVPRG